GTCCGGTCGGACATGTCAGAGAGCCGTTGTGGCAACAGCTAGcttgaatgggacacgtggcggttaggcgctaccggacacgtccggtatagtgactagacgcgtccggtatgcACGACTGtcgcgtccggtgctgcgtccggtcagcccgaaaaacgcccagtgaaggggtaacggctagtttagcccttggggctataaatagaagtgaccctcagccatggctggtgcggagcaccttgggggactttgtgtccatgcttgagagtgcttaggagccctccatctcacacatacttgatagtgatcatcctattgtgtgagtgagcaattctagtgcgattgcatcatgaggttgcatcaagtggcactaggtaatcgagttgcaagccggtggtgctttttactcttggaggttgccacctcctagacggcttggtggtggtctccgtggaagcccgcaagaaacttatgcggcgctccggagaagtgctttgtgaggggtacttgtgctcgccccgcgggagtcgcgaagagcaactttagtaaagcgtgtcattgagctaccctcactcaaggggtaggttcttgcggcgtccGACGTGcgagcttagcgggtgatgctaattagccgccgaaccaccaagtgagcggtcgacacaacggactagcgtgttggcaaacacgtgaacctcgggagaaaaatcatcgtgtcaactttgttcttcccattgatttgcatccccattacacaagcttgtaattacttttatacatattaagctcgtgtagttgctcttataattagttagcttgtgtagcttactagttatcttcttgcttgtgtagtatagaagtagctcctttgcgtggctaatttggtttccgtaaccttgttagtcacattgcttagtttgtgtagctaagtaattgcgctctctaatttggcattggttgccttgttattaagtattgctagtgagcttagttggctttgtgctcttgcttactagcatgtgtagaagctcccttGTCGCCTAAAGTAttagtggtataggtttgtgtgaccttgcttctagaattggttaggagagctctatctagtccggcacctttgttgccaaTTAGTTTCTTTGAAAGGTGttagtgaatatagatagaggggtgtagtcttggctagaccgatagttataattccgcacttgtttcggttagccgacgagattaagttttagaaaagactattcaccctcctctagtcgccatctcgaccctttcagcaGCAGCGCGCGCACGTGATACCAACGCGGTGACGCCGAGCACCCGATCGTAGTGACCGCGCCCACGCGGCCAACCAACTCTAGACCGAgctgtgcatgaattttaaagcgcccaaAACAACTAAATGGTTGCTTCAGGCgtcaaaccatcttcaccatgctcaagatgtcatatgagactaccaaatcaagcTATAACTGTGCACCACCctctaacccaatctctcaaaataatttgctaaacatagcaatgcctagctgttgacagacttagaaatttttctaagttttttagctgaacttgatttcaatttgcaatttctaagCTAGtaaaaatattagctagtaatattattttttaacagcaagtatttcactgtcatctacaaagtttgtacttcaaacttatttaagtatcatacacatgttctatagtatttttgcttaataaaaattagttttaaaccctacttgatatacatgaactgttgaatcaactttcgtttaatatttttattagtctttttaagttacaagaaatttatctacatattctatcacatgcattaacacataaacatgatgctcatgacatattttagtaaataatttagggtgtaacaccgagggtgttacaagttCCTCTGCTACTCCATCCTATGGACGGCCGTCGCCGTGTCCTTCTACGTGGACGACGCGAGCGAGGTGCGCTGGTCGGACGCCATGGGTGGGGACTTCCCGTCCAAGCCCATGTCCGTGTACACGCCACCACGTGGGACACCTCCACCTGAGGGCTAGGGGAGACAAGGGCTCTCGGCTATGAGTGGGTTTGACTAAAGGAGCGACCGGCGCTGGGCCTCAAGGCAGAAGAAGGCGGGGGCAAAACGGTCTTTTCCTGTGCTAAGTTAGGACTCCCACGGGACCTACTGCTCTGGCACGCTTGCGTGGCGTGCCACGTCAGCAAAAATGGCAAAAACGTATGAGACTCACTGTTTTGAATGACAATTATGTAGGTTCCATCGTAAAACTAGTAAATGGAGAGGTGCCATCGATAAAAAATGGCAATAAGTGAAATATCCCGTGGCGCCGCGTTACGCatcaagatggcaacgggtacgtACCCGATGGGTACTGGCCACCCGTACCCGCACCCGCCAGATCAAAATCTTACCCGTCGGGTTACCCGTACCCGCAGGCGGGTAGAAAATTCATTCCATACCCGCACCCGACGGGTAATTCTTACCCGACAATATACCCGAGTTCACACACCAAAATATAATAGCTTCCAGCAAAACAAATCAACAATAGAGCAGCAAAACAGAAATATGGGCTGGTGGAGTGGTGTGAGGATGAGGATTAGGGTTTGAGGGAGTTCTGGAATATATATACTCATATGCTTATATGGGCCAAATATGGGCTATATGCTTATATGGGCTAAAATTGCAGAGGTTGGATATTATTTATGCGGGTTTTTTTTACCCGCGGGTATGCGGGTATGGATAGTATACACCCACACCCGTACCCGCATACCCGATGGGTACAAGAATTCGTCCAATAACGTACCCGCGGGTGCAAAATGTCTTCCATACCAGCCTCCTTATCGGGTAAAACCCGTCGGGTACTCGGATTTcgggtacccgttgccatcttgagTTACGCAGCATGTTCCTCGAGTTCCACCGCAGCGTGCTCCCTAGCTTGGCGTGCTCTACCGCAAGGACGTGGTCACACAAGTGGCGGACCCAGTGAGTAGTCCAGGTAGGTCCAAGACTACCCACAAATTTAGCCCAAAATTCTATTACTACTCTTCAGAAACCGGCCCACGGTCACTCTCGTCTCAGCCCAGGCGGAAGACACCACAAATCCACAAGCTCTTCAAAAAAATAACACGCCCAAGAGGGATCGAACCGGGGGCCTCTTGTCTCAGGCTGCAGCGCGCTTACCAGTCCAGCTACGAAAGTTTGTTGGATAGGTGATACCCGCAACCCTATTTAATAAGATAAAATAGGAAAAAATACCCCTTAATTAATCACCCATTGATATGCTAAATCATATCCTAAACGACTTTCTTTACCGTATGGAGAGAATATTTATGTAAATTTCGAACCTTTTAAATGTATTATCGTAATTTAATTAATTTATAGCTATATTTATTCAACTTTTTATTTAGATTTTACAGTATTACACATAAATTTTTTTTACTAGAACTACCTGTCCCGGTCCGCCACTGACAGACACTTCCCCCTGCGTCGAATGCCGACGGCATACTTCGTCCCCACAATCTCCTTCCTCCCGGCGCGCGCTGCCGCCGGCCGCGGCCAATACGGCTGGTGCGCCGTCGATGCCCGCCACGGCCACGTCCTGCTCTGGCGGAGCGCTCCTTCGAGTTATGGGCGGGCTGATCTCTCCGTCTGGGACCCCGTCACGGACGAGCAGCGAGACCTGCTCGAGCCGCCGCTCTACTGCACGGGTACTATCGCAGGTGgaacgacgccgccgccgccgccggtggcgaCTGCGACCACCTCGACTGCCGCCAGAGACCTTTCCTGGTTGTCGTCATTGACATCAAGCCCCACAAAATGTACTTGTCCGTGAGGCTGCTGCGTGGAGCAACGTAACCGTTTGTGAGCGCCCCACCCCCAATTTCCTCACATCCTGAAGCCTGCGCCCGGCGTCCTCGTGCGGAGCGTGTTCTACTTCTTGGTTCATCTTAACGACGAGATCGTGGAATACGACATGGCCACACGGGAAGTATCTATAGTTCGCCTACCACATGAGTCCGTCGTCTGACACGAAGCATTGTGCTCATGACTGATGATGATGGTGGGCTAGGATTTGCTGCCAACGTGAAGGACAAACTACAGCTATGGTCGAGGGTGGCTTGTCCAGATGGAGATGCAGGCTTTGTTCTAACTAGAGTCATTGATCTTCGGAAAGTGCTTCCTTCAGGTGTACTCATCAAGAACTCAATTCAGGTGAATGGTTTCGCGGATGGTGGTGCCAACCGTGTCCTGTTCATAAGGATGTCAGATAAATTGAGAACGAGCTCTAGCTCGGTTGGCATGCATTGCAGGTGTGCACGCTGCCCACCAGCGTTCGTAATCTCAGATTCTGCGCTGGTGTTCTCACTGGAATTTATTCCCATAATAACATTTTAGTGAAGTCTCTCAACACGTGGTGCCACAAGAGAACTGCGACGTACCCATCGCCTACAGAGCCTTCATGTTTCTGGTGACCTCTCAAGTACGCGTCTTCATATCTGTGTATAGTTGTAGGTCTGCCAAAGGGCCTCTAGTCCAACTGGTTAGAGCGTCCCGGCGGCACTTCTCAGGTCCTGGGTTAGACTcctcgtgggagcgaatttcagactggggttaaaaaaaatcccctcatctgtcccacgccaaagcacaggtctaaggaccGGCCCGTTCTCATAGGgcgacggtgccgctgtgtaagggtgaggcaggggttcgggggttttctgggCGTGCGTGAGAAGGTTTTCTTCTAATGGCAATACCTGAGGGTGATCATACTCTCGCAGGTCCAGTATAGTTGTAGGTCTGGTTGTGTATAAATGGTGTGAGTGAGGTGTTCGTGTGTGTCTGTACGCGAACCGATGCTGCAGCTGAAGCATAGAGATAAAGGTAGCCAACTACTGCCGTGGCGACAAGGATGTTGTTCCTTACATAAGCTTCTGCACTCCAACCTCCAGGGTCCAGGTACAGCAGTACAACTTTGCTTGCTTATAATTTTCCGTACATTTAAAACATGTATTATGTTCCATACACTTGGTACACAAGTGTTCCATACACTTTTGTATATGTGCTCCTACCTATTCTTTATGAACCATTGTTGAAATTGTAAAGACGGGGTTCCTGATAACTTATCTAAATCTAGGCTCATCAGTTAGGAAGGGATTGATGAGCAGGATGTCATGGAAACCAAAAGAATTAATAACCTACACTAGCTTCTACGCTCCAGAGAATTAATCTCGTCATGCTTATGCATAGCTGATGATCTCAAATGCCTGACAATGCCACTTAATAGCAGCATAGAAACAGGAATGAAAACAGAGTTATTTCTAGTTTATACGGAGGTCTGAATCTGTCGTATGTTTGTAGTTTTGCTTTTTAGTATCTGCGTGTAGTGAGTTATCTTGGGTTGTTTAGTTAACTGCTGAGTAACAAATGTTCAAGCAAACATTAATTTCTCAATTAGTTGattctctctgtttttttttaaatgtttaTGTTTCTGCAGCACTAGGATGTGCCTCCAGGGGTGAGAAACCTAGGGCTGGTTCAGCAAATGCATCGAAGACTCAAGTTGTGGGCACACGGTCTTCAAAATTGAAATCAAATCTTGAAGTGACTATGCTTCCCCTTGCCTGAAATTACTGGTGCTCAAGAAAATGAGCATATTGAATTGCTGTAATTTTCATATATGTTATTTTACGGCTGATATACTCCGATAGTTTGGTTAAGTTCTGTGGCTGAAAATGACTGTATTACTGCTAAACTTATTTACTGAATCAATACAATACTGCATTGTtgatttttatatttttcttgttCTTTTACCATGGAAAATTTGTATCCATAGTGGAAAGAAAGTCCATAGAAATATGGTTCTTGCCAGCTCTAGTCAATGTGTCATATGACTTGAGTATATCACCACTTAGGTTATCAGATTGATTCTACAACTCTGTTAACTAATtgattctacaactttgttaagtAGTTATATGATTCATATAATAAGATTTCACGATTCTAGTAGTTATCATTCTAGTTTTGATGCGATTTCAAGTAACAACTTTGTTTGGTTTGAGGTCATTGTTGCCGAAGACACCAATAACAAATTGCCAGCTCATGATCCATGTTGGTTTGATCCAATGATCTGAAAGATGATGTTAAACGTGAAGTCCAAGCTGGAAAACTATTTTCACCATTGTACACCTCTGTCCTGCTTTTGAAACCAGAAAATTCCCGAATTTCATGCGGAGACGTGCTCTCAtgctctgaaaaacagaaaatgcCGATATTCACACGCATGCAACCGCACAAACATGAATCCAGGGATCTGGCTCATCGATGCGATGAAACACAAACACCCATACACTACTTACGCCACAGAACTGATTATTACAGTAGCGTTGCTGATAACATAGCAGATGCTATGCCGCTGCTCGCTGGTGGTTACATCGAGGACATAACAAGCTGTGCGAGGCTTACAACTCCAAGTAGAAACGTAACTGTCGCAGCTCAGGATACGGGAATGGTCATTAGCCCATTACATCAGGAAGAACGGCGAGGCATAACGAGAGGCCAAGTTGCTTCGGTGCATGTTGAAGCCCCGGAGGCGCTCCAGATTCATCACGTCAGAGTGGTCGACAAATAGATTTACCTACATAAGCCCGACACATGTCAAAACTTTGGGATCAAATGAACCACGAGAAACAATGGTATCAGCATTACTCAGCTTGAGTTTATTCAGGGGGGAGAGGAGGAGTCAGTACCCTTGGGCCATATCGTCTGACAAACCACTCTGTGGTGTTGGGGTTGGAAGCTTCAAACATGGTTTTATCAAGCCCGAGCCGGCCTACAATCTTGGCGATGATGTCTGTCCTCAGAGATTCAGCACGCTGGCAAACATCATCGGCGTCGATCATGATCATATCTGCGCCTGCTTCCAAGCATCTCTCCGCCCTCCTAATCAGCAGGTCAACATCTTCAACTCTTTCTGCAAGAGTGGACACCAAACACACATGTTCTGAGTAAAAAAAAGGAATTTGATTTTGCCATACTATAGCTTAGAAAAAATGGCGTAGCATAGTGTGCAAGGCTGTGAACTGTGATAACAAAAGACAATGGTGGCAAAAACGGCTAAATTATGAATGTTGAATGAAAAAACGCAAGACATTCAAGCAGTTAGTTAAACGAACCGTCTAACTGACCATTGTTCAGTATAAGAGCTGCTGCTTTGTGCAAACATTATTCAGTACTCAGTATGATAGGAGGTAACTAGGGTCATACCAATCACAGTGTGTATAATAAATGTTGAAAAGACACCCCTGTTTGGTTTACCTGAGGTCTTCTCCTTGACCGGAGCTATGTACGCCCCACAGGCCCTACCACGAGATGCTGGAATATCAGAACTGTCAAACTTCACTGAAAACATTGGCTTTGCCCTCAAACCACTACTCTTGATGAGGCGGACTAGCCTCAACAGAGCTTCTTCAGGGAGGTTGAGAGATCCAGCATTCAGCTCAATTGTGTCAAACCCTAAGGCCTTGCATTCCTGAAGTGGAATACTCATGTCATGTGCTACTCGGAAGTGATTTCACACATTGTTTTCAAACTGTCACAAAATTACATAACCATAACAGACGCGCATACCTCTACATATTGCTTGAAAGAAGAGGGTCCTTGACGCAGCAAATGCTCTGCCCAATCACCTGTGCTCACATAAATGTCATGCTTGTGTGCTAGATCAGTGATCTCTCTAACCAACTCCTTTCCCATCAAACTATGGCATCCTCCAGAAAACTTCAAACCATCAACAAATGGACTAACAGAATCCAATATTTCCTgaaataataaaaagaaa
The nucleotide sequence above comes from Miscanthus floridulus cultivar M001 chromosome 18, ASM1932011v1, whole genome shotgun sequence. Encoded proteins:
- the LOC136521485 gene encoding protein HEAT-STRESS-ASSOCIATED 32-like; this translates as MRGWREGVEVVALSLRGYGYGNEDEEEDRPEKPRRYGVTEMRSPFYSFRPANQALQEILDSVSPFVDGLKFSGGCHSLMGKELVREITDLAHKHDIYVSTGDWAEHLLRQGPSSFKQYVEECKALGFDTIELNAGSLNLPEEALLRLVRLIKSSGLRAKPMFSVKFDSSDIPASRGRACGAYIAPVKEKTSERVEDVDLLIRRAERCLEAGADMIMIDADDVCQRAESLRTDIIAKIVGRLGLDKTMFEASNPNTTEWFVRRYGPRVNLFVDHSDVMNLERLRGFNMHRSNLASRYASPFFLM